From a single Lolium rigidum isolate FL_2022 chromosome 7, APGP_CSIRO_Lrig_0.1, whole genome shotgun sequence genomic region:
- the LOC124670627 gene encoding uncharacterized protein LOC124670627, whose product MLNDDPDNDKASALWEEGWDDLMRSAAMYRYCIDGIAKATASIKGTPLDGVLKQNQVCSEFVEDYARTARELCTTVEDFLSTSRNAMKKISSEREKFKTLQMISKGLATLTLGISLLVLLPLMGLYLAGTVS is encoded by the exons ATGTTGAATGATGACCCTGACAATGACAAAGCTTCTGCTCTGTGGGAGGAAGGGTGGGATGACCTTATGAGATCTGCTGCTATGTACAGATATTGCATTGATGGCATTGCTAAAGCTACTGCTAGCATTAAGGGGACTCCACTGGATGGTGTGCTGAAACAGAATCAGGTGTGCTCTGAATTTGTGGAGGACTATGCTAGGACTGCGAGAGAGTTGTGTACAACAGTGGAGGACTTCCTCAGCACCTCAAG GAATGCCATGAAGAAGATTTCAAGTGAACGCGAGAAATTCAAGACCTTGCAGATGATTTCCAAGGGGCTTGCTACTCTTACACTGGGGATATCCCTGTTAGTTCTTCTGCCGTTGATGGGGTTATATCTAGCTGGCACCGTCAGCTAG